From Primulina tabacum isolate GXHZ01 chromosome 2, ASM2559414v2, whole genome shotgun sequence, one genomic window encodes:
- the LOC142536751 gene encoding beta-amylase-like isoform X1 produces MAINKNGAGVPSNMKKLELQGVKGIPNFSSQRMANGTPQAVVAEAPTALKGARKFGNDMLVNYVPIYVMLQLGIVTRENEFPDVDKVEKQLMQLKSAGVDGIMVDVWWGIIEAAGAKKYEWGSYKKLFTLVEKCGLKIQAIMSFHQCGGNIGDAVYIPLPEWVLAMGESNGDVFYTNSAGNRNPEYLSLGVDNQTLFDGRTAVEIYSDFMASFRENMSEFFDSGTIVDIEVGMGPAGELRYPSYPETQGWKFPGVGEFQCYDKYLKEDFKAAATKAGHEEWDLPDDAGTYNDTPDKTVFFGPNGTYLTEKGKFFLTWYSNKLLGHGDQILDEANKVFQGTNIRLSAKVSGIHWWYKDDSHACELTSGYYNVKGRDGYRPIARMLSRHYGTLNFTCLEMRNSEQSAEAKSAPEDLVKQVLTDGWTEKIDVGGENALSRYNRTGYNQILLNVRPTGISRTGQIDYKMAQMTYLRSSDELYAGKNFRIFKTFVKKMHADQEYCREMTDMPTLQRSKPKILTEEILEATKSIEPFRWNEETDTSVGGVLADYLDNLFDKVFFILNW; encoded by the exons ATGGCTATAAACAAGAACGGAGCTGGAGTGCCGAGTAATATGAAGAAGTTGGAGTTGCAGGGGGTCAAGGGTATTCCTAACTTCAGCTCTCAGAGAATGGCCAACGGCACTCCTCAGGCCGTCGTAGCAGAGGCTCCTACTGCACTG AAAGGAGCAAGAAAATTCGGCAACGACATGCTCGTTAATTACGTTCCAATCTACGTGATGCTTCAG TTAGGAATCGTGACAAGAGAGAACGAGTTCCCAGACGTTGATAAAGTGGAGAAGCAACTCATGCAACTGAAATCAGCAGGCGTGGATGGGATAATGGTGGATGTGTGGTGGGGTATCATTGAAGCCGCAGGTGCCAAGAAGTACGAGTGGGGTTCATACAAGAAACTGTTCACACTTGTGGAGAAATGTGGGTTGAAGATTCAGGCGATAATGTCGTTTCACCAGTGCGGTGGAAATATTGGGGACGCGGTGTATATTCCATTGCCGGAGTGGGTCCTCGCCATGGGCGAGAGTAATGGAGATGTCTTCTACACCAACAGTGCTGGGAATAGGAATCCCGAGTATCTGTCGCTTGGTGTGGATAACCAGACTCTCTTTGATGGGAGAACTGCTGTTGAG ATATATAGTGATTTCATGGCAAGTTTCAGAGAGAACATGTCTGAATTTTTCGATTCCGGAACAATAGTAGACATTGAAGTAGGAATGGGCCCTGCAGGAGAACTCAGATATCCTTCTTATCCAGAAACTCAAGGCTGGAAATTCCCTGGAGTTGGAGAATTCCAG TGCTATGACAAGTACTTGAAAGAAGATTTCAAAGCTGCTGCAACCAAAGCCGGGCATGAAGAATGGGACCTCCCAGATGATGCAGGGACTTACAATGACACACCTGATAAAACGGTATTCTTTGGACCAAATGGGACTTATTTGACAGAAAAAGGGAAGTTTTTCTTGACATGGTATTCGAACAAGCTGCTCGGACACGGTGATCAGATTCTTGATGAGGCGAACAAAGTTTTCCAGGGAACCAATATCAGACTATCTGCGAAA GTTTCAGGTATCCACTGGTGGTACAAGGATGATAGTCATGCTTGTGAGTTAACATCAGGATACTATAACGTGAAGGGCAGGGATGGATACCGTCCCATTGCCAGGATGTTATCTAGGCATTATGGAACACTGAATTTCACATGCCTTGAGATGAGAAACTCGGAGCAATCAGCGGAAGCTAAAAGCGCACCTGAAGACCTTGTTAAGCAG GTCTTGACTGATGGATGGACTGAAAAAATTGATGTTGGAGGCGAAAATGCTCTCTCGAGGTATAATCGCACAGGCTATAATCAAATACTTCTAAATGTTCGGCCAACCGGTATCAGTAGAACAGGTCAGATAGATTATAAAATGGCCCAAATGACGTACCTACGTTCATCAGACGAACTATATGCAGGAAAGAATTTCAGGATATTTAAAACATTTGTCAAGAAAATGCATGCTGATCAG GAATATTGTCGCGAGATGACGGACATGCCTACTTTGCAGAGATCGAAACCAAAGATTCTGACAGAAGAAATATTGGAAGCGACTAAATCCATTGAGCCATTCCGATGGAACGAAGAAACAGACACGAGTGTTGGTGGAGTCTTGGCAGATTATTTGGACAATCTGTTCGACAAGGTCTTCTTTATTCTTAACTggtaa
- the LOC142536751 gene encoding beta-amylase-like isoform X2 has translation MLVNYVPIYVMLQLGIVTRENEFPDVDKVEKQLMQLKSAGVDGIMVDVWWGIIEAAGAKKYEWGSYKKLFTLVEKCGLKIQAIMSFHQCGGNIGDAVYIPLPEWVLAMGESNGDVFYTNSAGNRNPEYLSLGVDNQTLFDGRTAVEIYSDFMASFRENMSEFFDSGTIVDIEVGMGPAGELRYPSYPETQGWKFPGVGEFQCYDKYLKEDFKAAATKAGHEEWDLPDDAGTYNDTPDKTVFFGPNGTYLTEKGKFFLTWYSNKLLGHGDQILDEANKVFQGTNIRLSAKVSGIHWWYKDDSHACELTSGYYNVKGRDGYRPIARMLSRHYGTLNFTCLEMRNSEQSAEAKSAPEDLVKQVLTDGWTEKIDVGGENALSRYNRTGYNQILLNVRPTGISRTGQIDYKMAQMTYLRSSDELYAGKNFRIFKTFVKKMHADQEYCREMTDMPTLQRSKPKILTEEILEATKSIEPFRWNEETDTSVGGVLADYLDNLFDKVFFILNW, from the exons ATGCTCGTTAATTACGTTCCAATCTACGTGATGCTTCAG TTAGGAATCGTGACAAGAGAGAACGAGTTCCCAGACGTTGATAAAGTGGAGAAGCAACTCATGCAACTGAAATCAGCAGGCGTGGATGGGATAATGGTGGATGTGTGGTGGGGTATCATTGAAGCCGCAGGTGCCAAGAAGTACGAGTGGGGTTCATACAAGAAACTGTTCACACTTGTGGAGAAATGTGGGTTGAAGATTCAGGCGATAATGTCGTTTCACCAGTGCGGTGGAAATATTGGGGACGCGGTGTATATTCCATTGCCGGAGTGGGTCCTCGCCATGGGCGAGAGTAATGGAGATGTCTTCTACACCAACAGTGCTGGGAATAGGAATCCCGAGTATCTGTCGCTTGGTGTGGATAACCAGACTCTCTTTGATGGGAGAACTGCTGTTGAG ATATATAGTGATTTCATGGCAAGTTTCAGAGAGAACATGTCTGAATTTTTCGATTCCGGAACAATAGTAGACATTGAAGTAGGAATGGGCCCTGCAGGAGAACTCAGATATCCTTCTTATCCAGAAACTCAAGGCTGGAAATTCCCTGGAGTTGGAGAATTCCAG TGCTATGACAAGTACTTGAAAGAAGATTTCAAAGCTGCTGCAACCAAAGCCGGGCATGAAGAATGGGACCTCCCAGATGATGCAGGGACTTACAATGACACACCTGATAAAACGGTATTCTTTGGACCAAATGGGACTTATTTGACAGAAAAAGGGAAGTTTTTCTTGACATGGTATTCGAACAAGCTGCTCGGACACGGTGATCAGATTCTTGATGAGGCGAACAAAGTTTTCCAGGGAACCAATATCAGACTATCTGCGAAA GTTTCAGGTATCCACTGGTGGTACAAGGATGATAGTCATGCTTGTGAGTTAACATCAGGATACTATAACGTGAAGGGCAGGGATGGATACCGTCCCATTGCCAGGATGTTATCTAGGCATTATGGAACACTGAATTTCACATGCCTTGAGATGAGAAACTCGGAGCAATCAGCGGAAGCTAAAAGCGCACCTGAAGACCTTGTTAAGCAG GTCTTGACTGATGGATGGACTGAAAAAATTGATGTTGGAGGCGAAAATGCTCTCTCGAGGTATAATCGCACAGGCTATAATCAAATACTTCTAAATGTTCGGCCAACCGGTATCAGTAGAACAGGTCAGATAGATTATAAAATGGCCCAAATGACGTACCTACGTTCATCAGACGAACTATATGCAGGAAAGAATTTCAGGATATTTAAAACATTTGTCAAGAAAATGCATGCTGATCAG GAATATTGTCGCGAGATGACGGACATGCCTACTTTGCAGAGATCGAAACCAAAGATTCTGACAGAAGAAATATTGGAAGCGACTAAATCCATTGAGCCATTCCGATGGAACGAAGAAACAGACACGAGTGTTGGTGGAGTCTTGGCAGATTATTTGGACAATCTGTTCGACAAGGTCTTCTTTATTCTTAACTggtaa